A single region of the Panthera tigris isolate Pti1 chromosome B1, P.tigris_Pti1_mat1.1, whole genome shotgun sequence genome encodes:
- the TEX15 gene encoding testis-expressed protein 15 isoform X2, giving the protein MEMKDIAKHKTLWKMNSTSEPLLLAGVEVNPLKKFTIPKIRRAAGKAYLSPCCTNTREYSFIHDTLNQCRLDVGCDLQSSWQFGDTKLVHNEDLEKKFTSKRSEMRESGRHGRELEEHFCFLALTQNDVAEIYQNGISTRASTFKILGNPLLGIYVFRHVDIALNYAHSKSITVESIIIFKVLFGKVKKIRPSLDKNKVSLDPSPNFDCHMSRSIPSLKDAIELQACNSAVYFYEYNVLSKPVDKPRHCLPYATVTVKFIGQKVDSGHLITSLRFLSTGFPKRAERTCSLNNCTVAKRIGKGKDATVVFEHFRKPVDPFVQENCSCGSLNSEINPSNTNISNSYGNVKNGNISVYETYGGQMEHNLAECRDTSHIYDSGLSFIPSDTRESVNGDPMLNLAHLKNTLSGLSAAFPLHNNTGSSTVITSKLIKDPRLMRREESIGKHNNITDLNEILPLEKSLDFVNSEINLSSMPNNSASSSEVVPGDHSVLTNCLDAPSFKISFDGSQSQAHNLDFNNYDYTIPSKITPAGQRKGQDNFSFPMCLPNVLSEVENQKHNEEEAQRSELRSNIPLLIEENSEAHNSYESVNICTKGHSNHISLESWSSNLETVSQTGQQMSTAFPLQRKESIHEYTQNIGEMRDFTGPENNSKHGEKQVLWKEIDFTKEAKVSSVDNYISLYQEYKEDESLDSYGKNCDQILIAQELEIQKSSTSTTKDEYELDHLSLELQRVESLSQKHPQLSLDYEDNIHTSFAVSQKLMELKLGKPNQNCVSIVTDAFQEAKDIPQVKELPIDTIISSHDIKPTHDNSDYNITREYVCVHGRNENDPVSLENIQRDCGETFQIDEGHTLFCNAELHSDTHLNIDFREQGDNDKENENEAKEEDIALSTESRENIYGEEKQGFHTNQSYTNTDERRENKNYNNVEILSSEECCTFNLSSGERHVSTEATLLENEDTMTATQQKDAPNTGRTVEHLAYTAFPKVEGSSEHEASSTAVQTAGATVPTSGTDREDHQRYQIKETCSSESLDFGLLVKHRVSDCEMDMDNNKLHDSFHQSVSDTSVLQSFKLENKIEVGLEQCDDAFLIQQHSHRNDPCEEFRAIYETLKSRIDWEGLLGSNNGEREVRKSSRRNENSDQHYPKKSICFYPSTQKNKGELNPLLLPDLQIRITNTLMPGFNPTFESLALKDNFCKYITKTTGPEINEEGKVSGFEMYSHCSGENSGYPCEDEFGNRRQESGLVNKSEIALSLDVSHNTQVNHVSEKQNSGPLPTEPSNVTALNNESRCSLTGSKTDCNDITSKKDTQSRISKRKRRMPFRDQNTPHKDVRRREIYGKKRRLTSLDSSEHFSSLSQGRIKTFSKSEKHIRSVLDILNSEASLCKSKRLSRRLDRAVLHLKKAHRRVHTSLQLIAKVGEKRKGPLPKSYAIICNNFWESCDLQGYSSVSERRYYSTKHFLSKRKYGKPGEKRALGFEVDKSLTHVSKPKSYKASRARIAECISKRSMASSVSGSHTTIHVREFCDFEYPESQLALCSTSQSASHSAYNKSRMRNRRSSELQLFSGKTGCLFSPACPDEKITEKENQVGIKFLSNINKYENPENHSAHNIKDAENNSETNKVINKSNSVSLSCIKEDKVSFSTDTSYNATCITHTKVKTDIVISVLESDIKHLLNVDVCTPDNLILSDCKGNLEVNLPVEERTAANQSSKPGTVPENFLKDPLNLTLITHKKSDSIPQLLSTTAVTDSEGESSESYLDKQRVFAVDSFTTSTNVPHCQPGCDGKELLKTEQCSSSNCFHIDGNESHVLEDSELGLRLVTEESKSCRKNTMKELFSNDSYLLLKDNMKGSSSKKCMANKDIWDRKMWKVKQAEKARDSLHKKSMTEGCTVKTPFKNQKNKILEESSYLSKKTIKNNLIDSHLNVENITEAVALNNPVSNHLNKREEEGGVKVSNDPQSDSALHSEIACNSKPGIIGMNPIPVLHTDSQTSEVSTPENKAASYTNGLKEKHCSANHSALTARLAQILRRADETSSLQILLEETKACQSILPLFVEAFERNQECSLEQILISRELLVEQNLWNNCRHKLKPCAVDSLVELQMMMETIQFIENKRRLLGGEPTYRSLLWYDETLYSELLGRPRGFQQQSNFYPAFQGRLKYNAFCELQNYHDQLIELFEETKRENNSYYAFLKYKRQINECEAVMKRCSDCFDFSLSVPFTCGVNFGDSLGDLETLRKSTLKLIGMYGDSPKVDSYPGKQDHLWIIIEMITSKVNFIKSSEAISIKISLYGLEHIFFDAAKSLIWKEKRESFSKIYSGENREMLLKMNQCAFSKLKKIYDTLSKDLSSEQISNTALENMEIASRKSDDLINKAPVTLENCGFNSTLLSHPDICCISEILDQAEFADSKKLQDLTLRCTEHLEILKKYFQMLQEENIDNIFITEENVLDMVKNHNHGAIILKPAAIETYIEIVMLSETIHFLKNSMAKKLDKQRFRGMLWFDLSLLPELVHCQEKMASFSFLKDNSTDCLWKVIETAISELKKDLDIIYKYSEAVNCSYALHLLSRELQELTEIQKLLKKSQYSVSTYIDFVPCIASINYGNTMTELEYSHNQFSALLENIMAAPRKDLGKMAHIMKVMKTIEHMKIICTKNAELTISFILCQMLHNRKKTSQLQGKEKTNVHVKPRKDSNKSSIYMKVPSISECIMKTVSHSSEKRSITVDKCGDPQKQQKNTTVSSCKKQKVDIKDVTKINREKATFKDSRTTRSHLESESEIGPSSSDNLKRNHVSPKKAEMERSLLGSLLPLKNLKDTCISKSEGKIDLTNISSHTSEDFTGQQGNLSSMKKRDVNFSAAETKSDKKDCCFASCEQKSVDGIFRDIPANLETNNTVFELQDHEILNSSIKNSACTNPSESKFIQDKFPVLQVNKTQPAKTELKGKCMKDTFSPNTIPVGASGNITLSVNQTTEQSFSEQQNNENSKVLTQNAAACWNELPQSACTPIYNSSQHPFGTSYPYYTWCVYHYSNSSGSSITQTYHGITSYEVQPPPSAMLTAIASTVQNAHSNLLYSQYSGYFSGEPQANDLVPVNGHFQSQMPVSYHFQQPIFSQYAPHQAFPQAAYPYPPDSGVLPQVPWTYVPWQQEPFQPGQ; this is encoded by the exons AAAGAACCTGCTCTCTGAATAACTGTACAGTTGCCAAAAgaattggaaaaggaaaagatgctaCTGTCGTCTTTGAACATTTCAGGAAACCTGTAGATCCATTTGTTCAGGAAAACTGTTCTTGCGGCTCACTAAATTCAGAGATAAATCCTTCCAACACAAATATTTCTAATTCCTATGGAAAtgtgaaaaatggaaacatttctgtATATGAAACATACGGTGGACAGATGGAGCACAATTTAGCAGAATGTAGAGACACTTCTCATATATATGATTCAGGTCTTTCATTTATTCCCAGTGATACCAGAGAAAGTGTTAATGGTGACCCCATGTTAAATTTGGCACATCTCAAAAATACTTTAAGTggtctttctgctgctttcccCCTTCATAACAATACTGGATCAAGCACAGTTATTACTTCAAAACTCATTAAAGACCCAAGACTGatgaggagagaagaaagcataggaaaacataataatattacagatttaaatgagattttgCCACTTGAGAAGAGTTTAGATTTTgtgaattcagaaataaatctatCATCTATGCCAAATAATTCTGCCTCCTCATCTGAAGTTGTGCCTGGTGATCATTCTGTTCTTACTAATTGTTTGGATGCCCCTAGcttcaaaatttcttttgatgGTTCACAATCTCAAGCTCACAACTTGGACTTTAACAACTATGATTATACAATTCCCAGTAAAATTACCCCAGCAGGACAGCGTAAGGGCCAAgataatttttcctttccaatgtgTTTGCCAAATGTACTTTCAGAAGTTGAGAACCAAAAACACAATGAGGAAGAAGCCCAGAGATCTGAACTGAGAAGCAACATCCCACTTTTAATTGAAGAAAACAGTGAAGCACATAACTCTTATGAATCAGTGAATATTTGTACAAAAGGGCACAGTAATCACATCTCTCTGGAGTCATGGTCTTCTAATTTAGAAACTGTATCTCAGACTGGTCAGCAAATGTCTACAGCTTTTCCtctccaaaggaaagaaagcatacATGAGTACACCCAAAATATTGGAGAAATGAGAGACTTCACTGGCCCCGAAAATAATTCCAAACATGGAGAAAAGCAGGTTTTGTGGAAGGAAATTGATTTTACTAAGGAAGCAAAAGTCAGTTCAGTAgataattatatttctttgtacCAAGAATACAAAGAGGATGAGAGTCTTGATTCTTATGGGAAAAATTGTGATCAAATATTAATTGCTCAAgaattagaaatacaaaaatcttcCACATCTACCACAAAGGATGAATATGAGCTAGATCATCTAAGTTTGGAATTACAAAGAGTGGAGAGCCTTTCACAGAAGCATCCTCAACTCTCTTTAGATTATGAAGATAACATTCATACAAGTTTTGCAGTTTCTCAAAAACTAATGGAACTAAAACTGGGAAAACCAAATCAAAACTGTGTTAGCATTGTGACTGATGCTTTCCAGGAAGCAAAAGACATTCCCCAGGTCAAAGAACTGCCAATTGATACAATTATTTCATCTCATGACATTAAACCAACTCATGACAACTCAGATTATAACATAACTAGAGAATATGTATGTGTccatggaagaaatgaaaatgacccAGTGTCATTAGAGAACATACAAAGAGACTGTGGAGAAACTTTTCAAATTGATGAAGGTCATACTCTGTTCTGTAATGCAGAGTTGCACAGTGATACACACCTGAATATTGATTTCAGAGAACAAGGagataatgataaagaaaatgaaaatgaggctaAAGAGGAAGACATTGCCTTGTCtacagaaagcagagaaaatatatatggagAGGAGAAGCAGGGTTTTCATACAAACCAAAGTTACACCAACACAGATGAAAGAAGGGagaataaaaattacaacaaTGTAGAAATTCTTAGTTCTGAAGAATGTTGTACATTTAATTTGAGTTCGGGGGAAAGACATGTGTCAACAGAAGCTACATTGttagaaaatgaagacactatgACTGCCACACAACAAAAAGATGCTCCAAATACTGGCAGGACTGTAGAGCATTTGGCTTAcacagcatttcccaaagttGAAGGGTCTTCAGAACATGAAGCCTCAAGTACTGCAGTGCAGACAGCTGGTGCTACGGTGCCTACATCGGGCACAGATCGTGAAGATCACCAAAGATACCAGATTAAAGAAACTTGTTCTTCTGAGAGTCTAGATTTTGGGTTGTTAGTAAAACATAGGGTTTCTGATTGTGAAATGGATATGGATAACAATAAATTACATGACTCATTTCATCAGTCAGTAAGTGATACTTCAGTTCTTCAGAGTTTCAAATTGGAAAATAAGATTGAAGTAGGATTGGAACAGTGTGATGATGCTTTTCTAATTCAACAACATAGCCATAGAAATGATCCATGTGAAGAATTTAGGGCCATATATGAAACTCTGAAGTCTCGTATTGATTGGGAAGGTCTACTAGGAAGCAATAATGGGGAGAGGGAAGTTAGGAAAAGCTCCAGAAGAAACGAGAATAGTGATCAGCATTACCCTaagaaaagtatttgtttttatccctctacacaaaaaaacaaaggagagctCAATCCACTTTTACTTCCAGATTTACAAATTAGAATCACTAATACATTAATGCCAGGATTCAATCCCACTTTTGAATCCCTTGCATTGAAAGATAATTTTTGCAAATACATAACTAAAACCACAGGACCAGAAATAAATGAGGAGGGGAAAGTGTCAGGATTTGAAATGTATTCCCACTGCTCTGGTGAAAATTCAGGTTATCCATGTGAAGATGAATTTGGTAATAGAAGGCAAGAATCAGGACTAGTGAATAAGTCTGAAATTGCTCTTTCTCTTGATGTGAGTCATAATACACAAGTGAATCATgtgtctgaaaaacaaaacagtggacCTTTGCCTACTGAACCCTCTAATGTCACAGCATTAAATAATGAAAGCAGATGTTCCTTGACAGGGTCAAAAACTGATTGTAATGATATTACAAGTAAAAAGGACACACAATCAAGAATTAGCAAAAGAAAGCGACGTATGCCTTTTAGGGACCAGAACACACCACATAAGGATGTAAGACGTCGTGAAATTTATGGGAAGAAGAGGAGACTAACCAGTCTAGACTCTTctgaacatttttcttcattatccCAAGGACGAATTAAAACCTTTTCAAAGTCGGAAAAACACATCAGGAGTGTCCTTGATATTCTAAATAGTGAAGCATCTTTATGCAAAAGCAAACGTCTTTCCAGAAGACTTGACAGAGctgttcttcatttaaaaaaagctcaTAGAAGAGTTCACACGTCTTTGCAACTTATAGCTaaagtaggagaaaaaagaaaaggcccaTTACCAAAATCATATGCAATAATATGCAATAATTTCTGGGAAAGTTGTGACCTTCAAGGTTATAGCTCTGTGTCTGAAAGAAGATATTATTCCACTAAACATTttttgtcaaaaagaaaatacGGCAAACCAGGAGAGAAAAGAGCTTTGGGATTTGAAGTGGATAAATCATTAACTCATGTATCAAAGCCCAAGTCTTACAAAGCAAGTAGAGCGAGAATCGCAGAGTGCATTTCTAAGAGAAGTATGGCCAGCAGTGTCTCCGGAAGTCACACCACCATTCATGTAAGGGAATTTTGTGATTTCGAGTATCCTGAGTCACAGTTAGCCCTGTGCTCCACATCCCAAAGTGCCAGTCATTCCGCTTATAACAAGAGCCGGATGAGAAATCGAAGATCATCAGAACTTCAGCTGTTTTCTGGAAAAACTGGATGTCTATTTTCCCCAGCCTGCCCAGAtgagaaaataactgaaaaagaaaatcaagttggCATAAAGTTTTTAtcaaacattaataaatatgaaaatcctGAGAACCACTCAGCACACAATATTAAGGATGCAGAAAACAATTCCGAGactaataaagtaataaataagagTAATTCAGTATCATTAAGTTGCATAAAAGAAGACAAAGTAAGTTTTAGCACAGACACAAGTTATAATGCAACCTGTATAACACACACAAAGGTAAAAACTGACATAGTTATTTCAGTTTTAGAATCAGATATCAAGCACCTTTTAAACGTTGATGTCTGCACACCAGATAACCTTATTTTATCTGATTGTAAAGGCAACCTGGAAGTAAATTTGCCTGTAGAAGAACGGACAGCTGCTAATCAGAGCTCCaaaccaggcactgttccagaaAACTTCCTTAAGGACCCATTAAATCTAACTCTGATAACACACAAAAAGTCTGACAGTATTCCTCAATTGTTATCAACCACAGCAGTGACAGACAGTGAAGGAGAATCTTCAGAATCTTATTTGGATAAACAGAGAGTTTTTGCTGTAGATTCTTTTACAACATCCACCAATGTACCACACTGCCAGCCAGGATGTGATGGAAAGGAACTTCTAAAGACAGAACAATGTTCTTCAAGTAATTGCTTCCATATAGATGGGAATGAATCACATGTTCTTGAGGATTCTGAGTTGGGTCTCAGATTAGTAACTGAAGAAAGTAAAAGTTGTAGGAAAAATACAATGAAGGAACTATTTTCCAATGATAGTTATTTGCTCTTAAAAGATAATATGAAGGGTTCTTCTTCAAAAAAGTGTATGGCAAATAAAGACATTTGGGACAGAAAAATGTGGAAAGTTAAACAAGCAGAAAAAGCAAGAGATTCACTTCACAAAAAAAGCATGACTGAAGGATGCACTGTTAAGACTCCgttcaaaaatcaaaagaacaagATCTTAGAAGAATCCTCCTACTTAagcaagaaaacaattaaaaataacttgattGATTCTCATCTAAACGTTGAAAACATTACTGAGGCAGTCGCTTTGAATAACCCAGTTTCTAATCATCTtaacaaaagagaggaagaagggggagttAAAGTTAGTAATGACCCTCAGTCTGACTCTGCATTGCATTCGGAAATAGCCTGTAATTCTAAACCAGGCATTATAGGAATGAATCCTATTCCTGTTTTACATACTGACTCTCAAACTTCCGAAGTCTCTACTCCTGAGAATAAGGCTGCATCATACACGAATGGATTAAAAGAGAAACATTGCTCAGCTAATCATTCAGCTCTTACAGCCAGGCTAGCTCAGATTTTGAGAAGGGCAGATGAAACATCATCTTTGCAGATTCTACTGGAAGAAACTAAGGCCTGTCAAAGTATTCTCCCTTTATTTGTTGAAGCTtttgaaagaaaccaagaatgTTCTCTCGAACAAATCCTGATTTCAAGAGAACTATTAGTAGAACAAAACCTGTGGAATAATTGCAGACACAAATTAAAGCCATGTGCTGTTGACTCCTTGGTAGAACTCCAAATGATGATGGAAACTATTCAAttcattgaaaacaaaagaaggctCTTAGGAGGTGAACCAACCTACCGAAGCTTGCTCTGGTATGATGAAACACTGTACAGTGAGCTGCTTGGTAGACCACGTGGATTTCAACAACAATCCAACTTCTATCCTGCTTTTCAAGGAAGATTGAAGTATAATGCATTCTGTGAGTTACAAAACTATCATGATCAgttaattgaattatttgaggaaaccaaaagggaaaataattcatACTATGCATTCTTAAAATACAAACGACAGATTAATGAGTGTGAAGCAGTAATGAAGCGTTGTTCTGATTgctttgacttttctctttctgttccatttACCTGTGGAGTTAACTTTGGAGATAGTTTAGGAGACCTAGAAACCTTAAGAAAAAGTACTTTAAAGCTGATTGGTATGTATGGGGACTCTCCTAAAGTTGATTCCTATCCAGGAAAACAAGACCATTTGTGGATTATCATAGAAATGATCACCtctaaagttaattttattaagaGCAGTGAGGcaataagtattaaaatatcTCTTTATGGTCTGGAACATATCTTTTTTGATGCTGCAAAAagtcttatttggaaagagaagagagaatctttcAGCAAAATATACTCAGGAGAGAATAGAGAAATGCTACTCAAAATGAATCAGTGTGCTTTTTCTAAGTTGAAAAAGATATATGATACATTGTCTAAGGATTTAAGCAGTGAACAAATTTCTAATACTGCGCTTGAGAATATGGAGATTGCTTCCAGAAAGTCAGATGATCTAATAAACAAAGCACCAGTTACCCTAGAAAACTGTGGGTTTAACAGTACTTTGCTTTCACACCCAGATATCTGTTGTATTAGCGAAATACTAGATCAAGCTGAATTTGCAGACTCTAAGAAATTACAGGACCTCACTTTGAGATGTACCGAACacctagaaattttaaaaaaatactttcagatgCTGCAAGAAGAGAACATAGATAACATTTTTATCACAGAAGAAAACGTTTTGGACATGGTGAAAAACCACAATCATGGGGCCATAATTTTAAAGCCTGCAGCCATTGAAACCTATATTGAAATTGTCATGCTTTCAGAAACCATTCACTTTCTTAAAAACTCAATGGCAAAGAAACTAGACAAACAGAGGTTTCGAGGTATGCTTTGGTTTGATTTGTCACTTCTTCCTGAGCTGGTTCACTGCCAGGAAAAAAtggcttctttttcatttcttaaagatAACTCAACAGATTGCCTTTGGAAAGTCATAGAGACTGCTATTTCTGAACTTAAGAAAGATCTggatattatttacaaatatagtgAAGCTGTTAATTGCTCATACGCTCTTCATTTGCTCTCAAGAGAACTTCAGGaacttacagaaatacaaaaacttCTAAAGAAGTCTCAGTATTCCGTTTCCACATATATTGACTTTGTGCCATGTATAGCATCCATAAATTACGGAAACACAATGACAGAGCTGGAATACAGCCACAACCAGTTTTCTGCACTGCTCGAAAATATAATGGCTGCCCCTCGGAAAGATTTAGGGAAAATGGCCCATATTATGAAAGTCATGAAAACTATTGAACATATGAAGATAATATGTACTAAAAATGCTGAATtaaccatttcctttattttgtgcCAAATGCTACATAACAGAAAGAAGACTTCCCAActgcagggaaaagaaaaaacgaACGTGCATGTAAAACCTAGGAAGGATAGCAATAAATCTAGTATTTATATGAAGGTGCCCTCAATTTCAGAGTGCATAATGAAAACTGTTTCACATTCTTCTGAAAAACGATCTATCACTGTAGACAAATGTGGAGACCctcaaaaacaacagaaaaacactACTGTTTCCAGctgtaaaaaacaaaag GTTGACATAAAAGATGTCAcaaaaatcaacagagaaaaggCAACATTCAAGGATTCCAG GACTACAAGATCTCATCTCGAAAGTGAAAGTGAAATAGGACCAAGTTCATCTGACAATCTGAAAAGAAACCATGTATCTCCAAAAAAGGCTGAAATGGAAAGATCACTACTTGGCTCACTTTTACCTTTAAAGAACTTAAAAGACACTTGCATATCAAAGTCAGAGGGCAAAATAGATTTAACTAATATTTCATCTCATACTTCAGAAGATTTCACTGGACAACAGGGAAACTTAAGTAGCATGAAGAAAAGGGATGTGAATTTTAGTGCTGCTGAAACAAAGAGTGATAAGAAAGATTGTTGTTTTGCGAGTTGTGAACAAAAAAGTGTAGATGGCATATTTAGGGACATCCCTGCCAATTTAGAAACAAATAACACTGTCtttgaacttcaagatcatgaaaTATTAAATTCATCTATTAAAAATTCTGCATGCACCAATCCTTCAGAATCCAAATTTATCCAGGACAAATTTCCTGTTCttcaagtaaataaaacacagccTGCAAAAACTGagttaaaaggaaaatgcatgaaGGATACATTCAGTCCCAATACTATACCTGTTGGAGCATCTGGGAACATAACCCTCAGTGTAAATCAAACCACAGAACAATCTTTTTCTGAACAACAGAATAATGAAAATTCCAAAGTCCTAACTCAGAATGCTGCAGCATGTTGGAACGAACTTCCACAGTCTGCATGTACCCCAATATATAATTCTTCTCAGCACCCGTTTGGAACTTCATATCCTTACTACACATGGTGTGTTTATCATTACAGCAACAGCAGTGGCAGCTCCATTACCCAGACATACCATGGGATAACATCATACGAAGTACAGCCGCCTCCTTCTGCGATGTTGACTGCAATTGCAAGTACCGTCCAAAATGCACATTCTAATCTTTTGTACTCTCAATATTCTGGTTACTTTTCTGGGGAGCCACAAGCAAACGACTTGGTGCCAGTGAATGGGCATTTTCAATCTCAAATGCCTGTTTCTTATCATTTTCAGCAGCCGATTTTTTCACAGTATGCTCCCCATCAAGCGTTCCCACAAGCTGCATACCCTTACCCTCCTGATTCAGGTGTGCTTCCACAAGTTCCTTGGACTTACG